The following are encoded in a window of Microbacterium sp. LWO13-1.2 genomic DNA:
- a CDS encoding AEC family transporter, which yields MDVITTGIAPIILLLGGGLILRRRILTDAVFWSGLSWISYWVFTPALFITSIGAADLGAVSPGPLALSVSIPTLAVAGVSLGAARFTRAAGPQLTSLMQGSIRINTYVGLVFASALHAQEGVATFALASAIVVPLVNVICVTTLSLHGERGATPRRFALWRDLASNPLILACGVGLLLNLSGITMPVLLQTTLDMIAAPALVVGTLIAGAALRFTFRVRDLLDVGIASLLKLCVLPLAALWIALAFGITGASLTSIILITAVPTAPSATILASRMGGDTRLMAAITGIQTVLAVATIPLLLLLADTVSA from the coding sequence ATGGACGTCATCACCACGGGGATCGCCCCGATCATCCTGCTGCTCGGCGGCGGGCTGATTCTGCGCCGACGCATCCTGACAGATGCCGTCTTCTGGTCAGGTCTCTCGTGGATCAGCTACTGGGTCTTCACCCCCGCCCTCTTCATCACCTCCATCGGCGCTGCTGACCTCGGCGCTGTGTCGCCGGGGCCACTAGCCCTCAGCGTCAGCATCCCCACCCTGGCGGTCGCCGGAGTCTCTTTAGGTGCAGCACGATTCACCCGGGCGGCCGGGCCGCAACTCACATCACTGATGCAGGGGTCGATTCGCATCAACACCTATGTCGGGCTGGTCTTCGCGTCGGCGTTGCACGCACAGGAAGGCGTGGCGACGTTCGCTCTCGCCAGTGCCATCGTCGTGCCGCTTGTCAACGTGATCTGCGTCACGACGCTCTCCCTCCACGGCGAGCGGGGCGCCACGCCCCGGCGCTTCGCGCTGTGGAGAGACCTCGCGTCGAATCCGCTCATCCTCGCATGCGGGGTCGGATTGCTCCTCAACCTGAGCGGCATCACGATGCCGGTTCTCCTGCAGACGACCCTCGACATGATCGCCGCTCCCGCTCTGGTCGTCGGCACGCTCATCGCCGGTGCCGCCTTGCGATTCACGTTCCGCGTGCGCGACCTCCTTGATGTCGGGATCGCATCTCTCCTCAAATTGTGCGTACTCCCGCTCGCGGCGCTGTGGATCGCGCTCGCCTTCGGAATCACCGGCGCTTCCCTCACGAGTATCATCCTCATCACCGCGGTCCCCACGGCCCCGAGCGCCACCATCCTCGCGTCACGCATGGGTGGAGACACTCGGCTCATGGCGGCCATCACCGGCATCCAGACGGTGCTCGCCGTCGCCACGATCCCCCTCCTGCTGCTTCTCGCTGACACCGTCTCTGCATGA
- a CDS encoding CGNR zinc finger domain-containing protein — protein MQFNHDNMTGPLLAADLVTLVGQGWHEGAAAATLAAHEIRRAELDAVAGERLRAWAEKIVPVFHATTVDARCTTINRLLAAGTTIPYLTSHDALRPHLHFASETQDVIARVRAVTAGGLALFVVESEGARLGVCRRERCPVAFVDTSRNGRRAYCSAKCGNYDAVRRHRAPLSRR, from the coding sequence ATGCAGTTCAACCATGACAACATGACCGGCCCGCTGCTCGCCGCAGATCTCGTGACCCTCGTCGGTCAGGGGTGGCACGAGGGAGCCGCCGCGGCAACGCTGGCGGCGCATGAGATCCGACGGGCGGAACTCGATGCGGTCGCTGGTGAGCGGCTCCGGGCGTGGGCGGAGAAGATCGTGCCCGTATTCCATGCGACGACCGTTGATGCGCGCTGCACGACGATCAATCGACTCCTCGCGGCAGGCACGACGATTCCGTATCTCACCTCACACGACGCACTTCGACCGCATCTGCACTTCGCGTCGGAGACGCAGGACGTCATCGCGCGTGTTCGGGCGGTGACCGCGGGTGGGCTCGCCCTCTTCGTCGTAGAGTCCGAGGGCGCTCGGTTGGGCGTGTGTCGGCGGGAGAGATGCCCGGTGGCGTTCGTGGACACCAGCCGAAACGGCAGACGTGCCTATTGCTCGGCGAAATGCGGCAACTACGACGCGGTGCGCCGCCACCGCGCACCGCTCAGTCGGCGATGA
- a CDS encoding helix-turn-helix domain-containing protein has product MRFDHCALQECGVARFLSLLDGPWATLIVRELLKKPHRFNELLTALPGISAHTLSSRLRKFEAHELVTRTAFAEIPPRVVYELTPVGMQLRPVLDAMNAWAMTVPPRLFGLEDPGTVDSPVIAD; this is encoded by the coding sequence ATGAGATTCGATCACTGCGCACTGCAGGAATGCGGCGTCGCTCGATTCCTCAGTCTGCTCGATGGCCCTTGGGCGACTCTGATCGTGCGAGAACTCCTCAAGAAACCGCATCGATTCAACGAATTGCTCACCGCACTCCCGGGAATCAGCGCGCACACGCTCTCCAGCCGCCTCCGCAAATTCGAGGCTCACGAGCTCGTCACCCGCACCGCGTTCGCCGAGATCCCGCCCCGCGTCGTCTACGAACTGACGCCCGTAGGCATGCAGCTACGCCCGGTGCTCGACGCCATGAACGCCTGGGCCATGACGGTCCCGCCTCGGCTCTTCGGCCTTGAGGACCCCGGGACCGTCGACAGCCCCGTCATCGCCGACTGA